From the genome of Papaver somniferum cultivar HN1 chromosome 2, ASM357369v1, whole genome shotgun sequence, one region includes:
- the LOC113349250 gene encoding mavicyanin-like, with the protein MGSSTKALVFFLVTMIAAASSMAATYDVGDASGWTIMGGVNYNKWASSKTFHAGDTLRFVYNRDFHNVLQVTSSDYESCTTTAPLATYATGNDAISIMGGDDHFYFICGIPGHCEMGQKVDIQVAAQGPAISPTSATPPPPSKSSASYLLSSSLLVGLVGAATYLISMH; encoded by the exons ATGGGTTCCAGTACCAAAGCCTTGGTTTTCTTCCTAGTAACAATGATTGCAGCAGCTTCGTCAATGGCTGCAACTTATGATGTTGGTGATGCTTCTGGTTGGACAATCATGGGAGGGGTCAATTACAATAAGTGGGCTTCTTCCAAGACTTTTCACGCTGGAGACACCCTTC GTTTCGTCTACAACCGAGATTTCCACAACGTCTTACAAGTGACATCTTCAGACTATGAATCATGTACTACAACAGCTCCACTCGCCACCTATGCAACAGGGAACGACGCTATTTCAATCATGGGGGGTGATGATCACTTCTATTTCATCTGTGGTATCCCTGGTCACTGTGAAATGGGCCAGAAGGTTGACATTCAAGTTGCTGCCCAAGGTCCAGCTATTTCACCAACTTCGGCAACTCCACCACCACCCTCTAAATCTTCTGCGTCTTATCTTCTCTCTAGCAGTCTCCTTGTCGGTTTAGTTGGCGCCGCAACTTATCTTATTTCCATGCACTAG
- the LOC113349249 gene encoding sm-like protein LSM5: protein MSSNPSQLLPSELIDRCIGSKIWVIMKGDKELVGTLRGFDVYVNMVLEDVTEYEITAEGRRVTKLDQILLNGNNIAILVPGGSPDPE, encoded by the exons ATGTCAAGCAATCCATCACAGCTACTCCCATCGG AGTTGATTGATCGGTGCATAGGATCAAAGATATGGGTAATAATGAAGGGTGACAAGGAGTTGGTTGGAACCCTTCGGGGATTTGATGTTTATGTAAACATGGTCCTTGAAGACGTCACTGAATA TGAAATAACTGCCGAAGGACGACGAGTTACGAAGCTTGACCAAATACTGCTTAATGGAAACAATATTGCCATT CTGGTCCCCGGTGGCTCCCCTGATCCAGAGTAA